The following coding sequences lie in one Phragmites australis chromosome 8, lpPhrAust1.1, whole genome shotgun sequence genomic window:
- the LOC133927429 gene encoding uncharacterized protein LOC133927429 has translation MPSEGKRMAGLWEREVGRLPPKRFANAVMASQDFVHSLNIRKRLRKHRACVNTISFNADGSLLLSGSDDRSVVLWNWEEAVPTFAFHTGHCNNVLHAQFMHFSDDRSIVTCAADGEVRHLQIQEGGRVTTNELVELEFAVHKLAVEPGSPYTFYCCCEDSSVWLFDLRGKDAVELFKCGAVNQFTGETIELFAIAIDPRKPCCFAVAGSDEYVRIYDTRKIYLDGNSSFGRPTEHFCPPHLIGENKDGITGLAFSQTSELLASYSYDNIYLFSREHGLHFNSIEVGERLLMDETEGVCHINTAPLPFCRDKFPIPKTFKGHRNVHTIKGVNFLGPNCDYVTSGSDCGHIFIWRKKDGELIRVMKGDKRIVNCVEQHPSGTVVASSGIENDVKIWEPGESENPSIAHIDEVETDMWHSSSSDSDAFVYNNNYDYMMDSDVDLYYENDDDDDEEDEDTSQDSSKEDKDGDNSAKEDDDGDNSAKDMSDG, from the exons ATGCCGTCGGAAGGGAAGAGGATGGCGGGGCTGTGGGAGCGCGAGGTCGGCCGCCTCCCACCCAAGCGCTTCGCCAACGCCGTCATGGCATCCCAG GACTTTGTGCATTCTCTCAACATACGGAAGAGGCTGCGGAAGCACAGGGCCTGCGTGAACACCATAAGCTTCAACGCAGACGGGAGCTTGCTCCTCTCCGGGTCGGACGACCGGAGTGTCGTGCTGTGGAACTGGGAGGAGGCGGTGCCGACCTTCGCTTTCCACACCGGCCACTGTAATAATGTGCTCCATGCGCAGTTCATGCACTTCTCAGATGACCGGAGCATCGTCACATGCGCTGCTGATGGTGAG GTGAGGCATTTGCAGATACAAGAAGGGGGTCGTGTAACTACAAACGAGCTTGTTGAGTTAGAGTTTGCGGTACACAAGTTGGCTGTTGAACCGGGAAGTCCTTACACATTCTATTGCTGCTGTGAAGATAGCTCTGTGTGGCTT TTTGACCTAAGGGGCAAAGATGCCGTGGAACTCTTTAAATGTGGGGCTGTTAATCAGTTCACTGGTGAGACCATCGAGCTCTTTGCTATTGCCATAGACCCAAGGAAGCCCTGTTGTTTCGCAGTTGCCGGATCCGATGAGTATGTGAGGATATATGATACCCGCAAGATTTATCTGGATGGGAATTCTAGTTTCGGTCGCCCAACTGAGCACTTCTGCCCCCCACATTTGATTGGTGAAAACAAAGATGGAATAACCGGTTTGGCTTTCTCACAGACCAGCGAATTATTAGCATCCTATAGTTATGACAATATCTACCTTTTCTCGAGAGAGCATGGATTACACTTCAACAGTATTGAGGTAGGTGAACGACTCCTGATGGATGAGACCGAGGGAGTCTGCCACATAAATACAGCCCCATTACCTTTTTGTAGGGATAAGTTTCCTATACCTAAGACTTTCAAGGGACACCGGAACGTACACACCATTAAGGGGGTTAACTTCCTTGGCCCCAACTGTGATTATGTTACCTCTGGATCAGACTGTGGCCATATATTTATTTGGAGAAAGAAGGATGGGGAGCTTATTAGagtgatgaaaggagataagcGGATTGTAAACTGTGTCGAGCAGCACCCTTCTGGGACTGTTGTTGCAAGCAGTGGCATTGAGAATGATGTCAAGATTTGGGAACCTGGTGAAAGTGAAAACCCCTCAATCGCACACATTGATGAG GTCGAGACAGATATGTGGCACTCCAGTAGCAGTGATTCTGATGCCTTCGTTTACAACAACAATTATGATTATATGATGGACTCGGATGTTGATTTATATtatgaaaatgatgatgatgatgatgaggaagatgaagatACATCGCAGGATTCATCAAAGGAAGATAAAGATGGTGATAACAGTGCCAAAGAAGACGATGATGGTGATAACAGTGCCAAAGACATGAGCGATGGTTGA
- the LOC133927430 gene encoding serine/arginine-rich splicing factor SR45a-like, whose product MADSPRRRYSRSPSPYRGRPKARSRSQSPARSQSRSPLPDPRSQARSRSRSHEREESVNRGNTLYVTGLSSRVTERDIKDFFSKEGRVVGCHVVLEPHTRVSRGFAFVTMDTVEDAERCIKYLNNSEMEGRNITVEKSRRGRPRTPTPGNYLGHRYERRDRGRYRRGYGGRDEYYYGNGNRRSPPPMYSSYRETRDYPSYRETRDYPPYRDARDYSPHRGPRDYYEGRGGRGYSPPYDGRARRERSISPYRMPERGYGGRRAGGGGYDR is encoded by the exons ATG GCCGATTCCCCGCGCAGGAG GTACTCAAGGTCCCCTTCTCCTTACAGGGGGCGCCCAAAAGCAAGGTCAAGATCACAATCTCCAGCTCGATCCCAGTCTAGGTCTCCTTTGCCTGATCCTAGATCTCAGGCAAGATCAAGATCTAGAAGCCATGAAAG ggaggagtctgtaaaccGGGGAAATACTCTGTATGTGACTGGACTCTCTTCTAGAGTGACTGAAAGGGACATTAAAGATTTTTTCTCTAAGGAAGGAAGG GTGGTTGGTTGCCATGTTGTTCTTGAACCCCATACACGTGTTTCTCGTGGATTTGCCTTTGTCACCATGGACACTGTTGAAGATGCAGAACGTTGCATCAAGTATCTTAACAATTCTGAAATGGAAGGCCGAAACATCACAGTTGAAAAG TCACGCCGTGGTCGCCCAAGGACACCAACTCCTGGAAACTATCTTG GTCATCGGTATGAGCGTAGAGATCGCGGGAGATACCGCAGAGGCTATGGTGGTCGTGATGAGTATTATTATGGCAATGGCAACCGCAGGTCTCCACCTCCCATGTACTCTTCGTACAGGGAGACTCGAGACTACCCTTCATACAGGGAGACTCGGGACTACCCTCCCTACAGGGACGCCCGAGACTACTCTCCCCACAGGGGTCCCCGGGACTACTATGAAGGCAGGGGTGGCCGTGGATACTCCCCCCCTTATGATGGTAGGGCGAGAAGGGAGCGATCGATTTCACCGTATCGGATGCCAGAAAGAGGCTATGGTGGCCGCCGAGCGGGTGGCGGTGGCTATGACAGGTAA
- the LOC133927433 gene encoding protein FREE1-like codes for MHPSGAGDYSPYYPPYPSPAAAAPPPATYPSVSASASAPPYSPYPTDFAPAYPPALLADLPHYAPTAAAPPQPYYPYESPPLPPSPHNPAPSPYPSVDRAGSYGYGSGSGSGYGQELYPPKAAGGGWSDNGVYAYDGGDAPEPYGARGTAPRLGSGSGSGSALFDDYGRSIGSAADRGGRGGSAASPKVVRAVPKAETSEDVRGGVQKFRVKLLPEGAGSPMDVLCQVGLDGIRMLDPNTSRTLRIYPLETVTRWDVLDSSIFAFWSKSSVDIEARRIRLKSNSYTSNTILDTVTAATVQFKEMSGSSISRSRAIADATNPSEQQNERKKNFLDWRNLMKPMNEEKDHWVPDEAVRKCTACAADFNAFNRRHHCRNCGDIFCDKCTQGRTPLTTDADAQPVRVCDRCMAEVSQRLNNAREVENRPIVHSHEDLAKKLQEAMDINKRSSSGTRSSDVSGKRMREVACPICTVHLQIDILKRLQRQAFYDIMHLRERQAKVERVLSLYKATKGGPFAEESTRVKGVINVAGSLTIDSSESDSGISSRFVFETTVRDKDSLFAELVADHRYMSQDNDHTGSPLVLSNVMYLSNINDSLSVAAVPIGARCDDFSTDPNLREEHWLAGLRSSLRPPLLIKSHKYAGGLLLRSKNFAASLAELISSAGKPGEASRVFTGFGQISYQMPDDIKLTMSAAWHGPRLIPRTSKPTAGGCIDLELKIDEDSRIGAWIEVNKKSNSRSLRWALMLSDTPEDDLGWGVSLRGGTEAKPQRFQVEGFLNLQLGKKASVQPGIVFNVDGRRCTPALVLQSSWSL; via the exons ATGCATCCCTCCGGCGCGGGGGACTACTCCCCCTACTACCCACCTTACCCCTCCCCCGCGGCGGCTGCTCCGCCTCCGGCCACCTACCCGTCGGTGTCTGCCTCGGCTTCCGCGCCTCCCTACTCACCTTACCCCACCGACTTCGCCCCCGCGTACCCGCCGGCCCTGCTCGCCGACCTCCCACACTACGCGCCtaccgccgccgcgcccccgCAGCCGTACTACCCCTACGAGTCTCCTCCTCTCCCGCCGTCTCCGCACAACCCGGCGCCCTCGCCTTACCCGTCGGTAGATCGGGCGGGTAGCTACGGCTACGgatccggctccggctccgggtACGGCCAGGAGCTGTACCCGCCCAAAGCGGCCGGGGGCGGGTGGTCCGACAACGGGGTGTACGCGTACGACGGCGGCGACGCGCCGGAGCCGTACGGCGCGAGGGGGACCGCGCCGAGGTtgggctcgggctcgggctcgggctcCGCGCTGTTTGATGACTACGGGAGGTCGATTGGTTCAGCGGCGGATAGGGGTGGACGTGGGGGTAGTGCGGCGAGCCCCAAGGTGGTGAGGGCCGTGCCCAAGGCGGAGACGTCAGAGGACGTGAGGGGTGGGGTGCAGAAGTTCCGGGTGAAGCTGCTGCCGGAGGGGGCGGGGAGCCCCATGGATGTGCTCTGCCAG GTTGGTTTGGATGGAATTCGGATGCTTGATCCCAACACTAGTAGGACATTAAGGATATACCCCCTTGAGACTGTAACTAGATGGGAT GTATTAGATTCTTCTATCTTTGCCTTTTGGTCCAAGAGCTCAGTTGATATTGAGGCAAGAAGAATAAGGCTGAAGTCAAACAGCTATACATCCAACACCATTCTAGACACTGTCACAGCTGCAACTGTGCAG TTCAAGGAGATGAGTGGAAGCAGCATTTCGAGAAGTAGAGCAATTGCTGATGCAACCAATCCTTCTGAACAGCaaaatgagagaaagaaaaatttcCTTGATTGGAGGAACTTAATGAAGCCTATGAATGAGGAGAAAGATCACTGG GTCCCAGATGAAGCTGTGCGCAAATGCACAGCATGTGCAGCAGATTTCAATGCTTTCAACCGCAGG CATCACTGTAGAAACTGTGGTGATATTTTCTGCGATAAGTGCACCCAAGGAAGGACTCCTCTAACTACAGATGCTGATGCTCAACCAGTCCGAGTTTGTGACAGATGCATG GCTGAAGTTTCCCAAAGACTGAACAATGCAAGGGAAGTGGAAAATCGGCCTATTGTTCACAGCCATGAGGATCTTGCCAAAAAACTTCAG GAAGCCATGGATATAAATAAGAGGTCATCTTCAG GGACGAGGTCTTCAGATGTATCTGGCAAGAGAATGCGGGAGGTGGCATGCCCCATCTGCACAGTCCATCTTCAG aTAGATATCTTGAAGCGGTTGCAGCGACAAGCATTTTATGACATAATGCACTTGAGGGAGAGACAAGCGAAAGTTGAAAGAGTGCTTTCGTTGTACAAAGCTACCAAAGGTGGTCCATTTGCAGAAGAAAGCACTCGGGTCAAGGGCGTTATCAATGTTGCTGGATCGCTCACAATAGATAGCTCAGAATCAGATTCTGGTATTAGTTCACGGTTTGTGTTTGAGACCACCGTCCGCGACAAGGATTCCCTCTTTGCAGAGCTCGTTGCTGATCATAGATACATGTCTCAAGACAATGATCATACTGGAAGCCCTCTTGTATTGTCAAATGTGATGTACCTGTCGAATATCAATGACTCCCTTTCTGTTGCTGCTGTACCAATAGGAGCAAGGTGCGATGATTTTTCAACCGATCCAAATCTCCGAGAG GAACATTGGCTGGCCGGCTTGCGTTCGTCGTTGAGGCCACCTTTGCTGATTAAAAGTCACAAATATGCTGGTGGCCTATTACTGAGATCAAAGAACTTTGCTGCTTCTCTTGCTGAGCTGATTTCATCAGCTGGGAAGCCAGGTGAAGCCAGCAGAGTTTTCACAGGATTTGGGCAAATTTCGTATCAGATGCCTGATGATATAAAGTTGACCATGTCTGCTGCTTGGCATGGACCAAGATTAATTCCTCGGACGAGCAAACCAACTGCTGGAGGTTGCATTGATCTTGAATTGAAGATCGACGAGGACTCCAGAATTGGAGCCTGGATTGAGGTCAACAAGAAGTCGAATTCACGGTCTTTGAGATGGGCCCTCATGCTATCAGATACACCTGAAGATGACCTAGGATGGGGCGTGAGCTTGCGGGGAGGCACGGAAGCCAAACCACAACGGTTTCAGGTGGAGGGTTTCCTGAATTTGCAACTGGGAAAGAAGGCTTCCGTGCAGCCTGGTATCGTGTTCAACGTGGACGGGAGGAGATGCACACCTGCTCTCGTGCTCCAGTCAAGTTGGTCCTTGTGA
- the LOC133926043 gene encoding protein FD-like, with product MAANYQHYQMTVHAAAAWREPDSPQLSFVSGCSSLFSISTLQDDDDVGAVVIAGHALPSTPVSLARFAGDEVDMEVQQISGGSGDDRRSIRMMRNRESALRSRARKRAYVENLEKEVRRLVDENLKLKKQCKELKLEVAALVLPTKSSLRRTSSTQF from the exons ATGGCGGCCAACTACCAGCACTATCAGATGACGGTGCACGCAGCGGCGGCGTGGAGGGAGCCGGACAGCCCGCAGCTGAGCTTCGTGAGCGGCTGCAGCTccctcttctccatctccacgctgcaggacgacgacgacgtcggCGCCGTCGTCATCGCCGGGCACGCGCTGCCCTCCACGCCCGTCTCACTCGCCAGgttcgccggcgacgaggtcgaCATGGAGGTGCAGCAGAtcagcggcggcagcggcgacgaCCGGAGGTCCATCAGGATGATGAGGAACCGGGAGTCCGCGCTCCGATccagggcaaggaagcgg GCATACGTGGAAAATCTAGAGAAAGAGGTTCGCCGGCTGGTGGATGAGAACTTGAAGCTCAAGAAGCAGTGCAAAGAG CTGAAATTGGAAGTGGCCGCACTGGTCCTCCCTACCAAGAGCTCACTTCGGAGAACCTCGTCGACTCAATTCTGA
- the LOC133927431 gene encoding uncharacterized protein LOC133927431 — MESVAIATTSRSLPLPFSSTPLHRRRRATFLPVAASKRQDDGEEVANGSGSEPTSLAPYGLSISPLSKDAAMGLVLSAATGSGWTTGSGMEGPPKASKAGGAERPEVSTLPWSLFTKSPRRRMRVAFTCNVCGQRTTRAINPHAYTDGTVFVQCCGCNIFHKLVDNLNLFHEMKCYVGPDFRYEGDAPFNYFDNNGDGDGDNIFPVL, encoded by the exons ATGGAGTCCGTCGCGATCGCCACTACCTCCCGGTCTCTCCCACTCCCCTTCTCCTCTACGCCGCTCCACCGCCGGCGCCGTGCCACCTTCCTCCCCGTCGCCGCCTCCAAGC GCCAAGACGATGGCGAGGAGGTTGCGAACGGCTCCGGGAGCGAGCCCACCAGCCTCGCGCCGTACGGGCTCTCCATCTCGCCGCTCTCCAAG GACGCGGCCATGGGACTGGTGCTGAGCGCCGCCACGGGGAGTGGCTGGACGACGGGATCAGGGATGGAGGGGCCACCAAAGGCCAGCAAGGCCGGTGGGGCAGAACGACCGGAGGTGTCAACGCTGCCGTGGTCGCTCTTCACAAAGTCCCCGCGGAGGCGGATGCGGGTGGCCTTCACCTGCAACGTGTGCGGGCAGCGGACAACCAGGGCCATCAATCCTCATGCCTATACAGATGGAACTGTGTTTGTTCAG TGCTGCGGCTGCAATATATTCCATAAGTTGGTCGACAACCTGAACCTGTTCCACGAGATGAAGTGCTATGTTGGACCAGACTTCCGCTACGAAGGGGATGCTCCATTCAATTATTTTGACAATAACGGTGATGGCGACGGCGACAATATCTTCCCAGTTCTCTAA
- the LOC133927432 gene encoding probable hexosyltransferase MUCI70: MRVVWRRGAGRLVLVSAIAWAMLVLLALAFHLWSCSSPVAFLSALCKKDSKVLYVLDSVGLSLKPLHRCPIPIADDPNAVVIPKRTPNTIVKKLSYITIDKQDKDPSPLFGGHQNWKQREESFKLNSTMKVHCGFMKKSGADMDSADVKYIQKCKFVVASGIFDGYDIPHQPSNISLRSQKLFCFLMVVDEVSLDFIEKNTSVRIDSAGGKWVGIWRLITLHHLPFDEPRRNGKVPKILTHRLFPQAWYSIWIDGKMELIVDPLLILERYLWRGKYTFAVAVHKHHRSIYEEGDAIKRRKRYARPLVDLQMKMYYYEGMEPWSPKKKMPSDVPEGAVLIREHTTMTDVFSCLWFNEVNLFTPRDQISFGYVVYRLGDALKLFMFPNCEYNSLFILHRHTREHSSKVEWAKTIDEIVKKGLKESRGGLGLWTPYPVDLSSVELPSVKRTSPAG; encoded by the exons atgcggGTGGTGTGGCGCAGGGGCGCGGGGCGGCTGGTGCTCGTGTCGGCCATCGCCTGGGCGATGCTCGTGCTCCTCGCGCTCGCCTTCCACCTATGGTCCTGCAGCTCCCCCGTCGCATTCCTCTCAG CTCTTTGTAAAAAAGACAGTAAAGTTCTCTATGTGTTGGACTCAGTGGGCCTCTCATTGAAACCACTCCACC GCTGCCCAATACCTATTGCAGATGATCCAAATGCTGTTGTCATTCCAAAGAGGACCCCCAACACAATCGTAAAGAAGTTATCATATATAACTATTGACAAACAGGATAAAGATCCTTCACCACTGTTTGGAGGACACCAAAACTGGAAACAGAGGGAGGAAAGCTTTAAACTGAATTCTACCATGAAG GTGCACTGTGGATTTATGAAAAAAAGTGGTGCAGATATGGATAGTGCTGATGTCAAGTATATACAGAAATGCAAATTCGTGGTTGCCTCTGGTATATTTGATGGCTATGACATTCCCCATCAGCCATCGAATATTAGCCTTCGGTCTCAGAAGTTGTTCTGCTTCCTGATGGTGGTAGACGAAGTGTCTCTTGATTTCATTGAAAAGAACACCAGTGTCAGGATTGACAGTGCTGGAGGAAAATGGGTTGGTATATGGCGACTTATAACGTTACATCACCTCCCATTTGATGAACCTAGAAGGAATGGGAAAGTACCAAAGATTTTGACACATAGACTATTCCCTCAAGCTTGGTATAGCATTTGGATTGATGGGAAAATGGAGCTTATAGTTGACCCGCTGCTTATTCTCGAAAG ATATCTCTGGCGTGGAAAATACACATTTGCAGTAGCTGTCCATAAGCATCATAGGAGCATCTATGAAGAGGGTGATGCAATCAAACGACGGAAGCGATATGCTCGGCCTTTGGTTGATCTTCAGATGAAGATGTACTATTACGAGGGGATGGAGCCTTGGAGCCCAAAGAAAAAGATGCCTAGTG ATGTGCCAGAGGGAGCAGTGCTGATCCGGGAGCACACGACAATGACCGATGTATTCAGCTGCCTCTGGTTCAACGAGGTCAATCTTTTCACACCTCGTGATCAGATCAGCTTTGGATATGTGGTGTACCggcttggagatgctcttaaaCTCTTCATGTTCCCCAACTGCGAGTACAATTCACTGTTCATCTTGCACAGACACACAAGGGAACACTCATCAAAAGTCGAATGGGCCAAAACAATTGATGAGATTGTGAAGAAGGGACTGAAGGAGAGTAGAGGAGGATTAGGGTTATGGACTCCGTATCCTGTAGACCTCAGCTCTGTTGAACTCCCCTCTGTAAAAAGAACTTCACCGGCAGGCTAG